Genomic DNA from Ruminococcus sp. OA3:
CACGGAAGCGGTGGTTAAGAATCCGAAAGTAGATGCGATAGGACTTACGGGCAGTACGCAGGCCGGTATTCAGATGATGAAGGATGCTGCGGACTGTTTGAAGCCGATGTTCCTGGAACTGGGAGGAAACGATCCGTTTGTGATCTTTGCAGATGCGGATCTGGATGAAGCGGTTGAGGAGATGATCGGAGGCCGGCTGTTTAATACGGGCCAGACCTGCTGTGCACCAAAAAGGTTTATCGTGGAACGTCCGGTTGTCGGAGAGCTTACCGAGAAACTGGTTGCCCGCCTTCGCACCGTTGTCAGGGGCGACGTGCTGGATCCCAGGACAGAGATCAGTACGCTTATTTCAGAGAGTGCTGCCATAACCGTTGAAAAACAGGTTCAGAATGCGGTGTCCGAAGGTGCTGTCATTGCTTTCGGCGGGGTACGTGAAGGTGCTTATTATGCCCCGACAGTGCTGACCGGTGTCACGAAGGATATGTCGATTGCCAAAGACGATGAGATTTTCGGCCCGGTATTCCCCATGATCGCATTTGATACAGAGGAAGAAGCTGTTGAGATTGCGAATAACTCTTCTTATGGACTGAATGGCGGCGTGCTGTCAAAAGACATCATGAGAGCGTTTCATATTGCAAACCAGATTGAATCAGGCACTGTAGTTGTAAACGGTCACAGCGCATACCGCCACATCGACCAGGGGCACGGGGGTGTTAAAATGAGTGGTCTGGGAAGAGAAGGAATCAGTACCAGCCTCGAAGAATTCAGCCAGCTGAAGAATTATGTGCTGAAGGGTGCATTTAGATAAATTCATGGCTGTGCCATAAATTTTAATCGGGAACGCTTTGTTCCGGTACCCTCTGCCTGCTTCAGAAAAATAATATGCATTCAGGCAAAAAGGAAGGATGGCTTTTATGAGAAAAAACGCAATATCACTTCAAAGTTCAGCGGTCGGCAGAGCTAATCTGTGCACATATATTCATGCGGCTCAGGCTGCAGGATTCGACTGTATTGAACCTACAAAAGTCCAGCT
This window encodes:
- a CDS encoding aldehyde dehydrogenase family protein; protein product: MKLVVTNPQNNEVLDELQLTSKEELFVLVDKAKEAQKAWAQKSLYERSQILYHFADLYEENIEALTRLSSLEMGKPYSQSREEVAKVPQNIRGTIEYANHMYGEVMPDNDSDAKGDLIFTRRVPLGVVGCIIPFNYPIELTLLKLIPALIMGNAAIVKAPSSNPLAILRMGGILTEAGVPADLAPFIVCSREACTEAVVKNPKVDAIGLTGSTQAGIQMMKDAADCLKPMFLELGGNDPFVIFADADLDEAVEEMIGGRLFNTGQTCCAPKRFIVERPVVGELTEKLVARLRTVVRGDVLDPRTEISTLISESAAITVEKQVQNAVSEGAVIAFGGVREGAYYAPTVLTGVTKDMSIAKDDEIFGPVFPMIAFDTEEEAVEIANNSSYGLNGGVLSKDIMRAFHIANQIESGTVVVNGHSAYRHIDQGHGGVKMSGLGREGISTSLEEFSQLKNYVLKGAFR